One window of the Rhipicephalus sanguineus isolate Rsan-2018 chromosome 4, BIME_Rsan_1.4, whole genome shotgun sequence genome contains the following:
- the LOC119391538 gene encoding uncharacterized protein LOC119391538 encodes MAYTGCTTRIVINKQLSENIQVLSSVKQGCPASALLFAIYLEPLCQKVLQNDQVRGFRLMSAEVKILSYADDIAVFCQDRESVRAALNDVKSFCECTDSKVNWSKCLGIWHGNWHSTPSLYENITWKVTPDKYLGVPLQHYRDTTEYWREETEQLKIKTKKWGGRDFSIFTRSTVSNIFLISRVWYVLQVLFMSRVAVQKLHRVLAVFIWASTWERTSRTNLFRSVQSGGLGLVHLFLRQIVARFIFLRDQGDCFLRTVIHVRLSKFLPDFIVTTVNGVTRRPRGYMQEVIAALEILRVRFSMEYLSKVSRKRLYKDLVEIMLPEPLYRTLYPNGPGDDVLKRVKKMPVRPSVKTFFFKLHSGTLPTLPWLREKGIFVPWSVDCIICRKPETVDHIFLDCTDAVFLWDILQRTLKKELPVTPYGIRFLPVISVGGVPYDMFMALVLHSVWRTRMAVRNVDVNPRPAREYFIESVQYLMTAYEAQNDKPEWFPCLVELVGMKRLPF; translated from the coding sequence ATGGCGTACACGGGGTGCACTACGAGGATTGTGATAAACAAACAGCTTAGCGAGAATATACAAGTCTTATCGAGCGTAAAACAAGGATGTCCTGCGTCTGCACTGCTTTTTGCTATCTATTTAGAACCTCTCTGTCAGAAAGTGCTACAGAATGACCAGGTGCGAGGGTTTCGCTTGATGTCCGCGGAGGTCAAAATTCTGAGTTACGCGGACGATATTGCTGTGTTCTGCCAAGACCGGGAGAGTGTCAGAGCAGCACTAAACGACGTGAAGTCCTTCTGTGAGTGCACGGATAGTAAAGTAAATTGGAGTAAGTGTCTTGGAATATGGCATGGAAACTGGCACAGCACACCATCGTTATATGAAAACATTACGTGGAAGGTCACACCTGACAAGTACTTAGGTGTACCTCTCCAACACTACAGGGACACAACAGAATATTGGAGAGAAGAAACGGAACAGCTAAAAATCAAGACGAAAAAGTGGGGTGGGCGAGACTTTTCCATTTTTACGAGGTCAACAGTCAGCAACATATTTCTTATTTCAAGAGTGTGGTATGTTTTACAAGTGCTATTTATGTCACGCGTTGCTGTACAAAAGCTCCACAGAGTGTTGGCAGTGTTTATCTGGGCTTCGACGTGGGAGAGGACAAGTCGCACAAATCTGTTCCGTTCTGTGCAAAGTGGGGGGCTAGGTCTTGTACACTTGTTCCTGAGGCAGATAGTGGCTAGGTTTATTTTTTTACGAGATCAAGGTGATTGTTTTTTGAGAACGGTGATACATGTGCGGTTGTCCAAATTTTTGCCTGATTTTATTGTAACCACAGTCAACGGGGTGACAAGGCGACCTAGGGGTTACATGCAAGAAGTGATTGCGGCTTTGGAAATTTTGAGAGTGCGATTTTCGATGGAGTATCTCTCTAAGGTGTCGCGAAAGAGACTGTACAAGGACCTCGTAGAAATTATGTTGCCAGAGCCTCTGTATAGAACATTGTACCCCAATGGGCCAGGGGATGACGTCTTAAAGAGAGTGAAAAAGATGCCAGTTCGGCCCTCAGTTAAGACATTCTTTTTCAAACTTCATAGTGGCACACTCCCTACGTTACCTTGGCTCCGTGAAAAAGGAATATTTGTCCCTTGGTCAGTAGACTGTATTATCTGCAGAAAACCTGAGACAGTTGACCACATTTTTCTCGACTGTACTGATGCAGTCTTTCTCTGGGACATCCTTCAAAGGACCTTGAAGAAAGAACTGCCCGTTACGCCGTATGGCATCCGTTTTCTGCCTGTCATAAGCGTAGGGGGTGTGCCCTACGATATGTTCATGGCACTGGTTCTTCACAGTGTGTGGAGAACACGGATGGCAGTGCGAAACGTAGACGTGAATCCCCGGCCTGCTCGAGAGTATTTCATTGAAAGTGTACAATATTTGATGACTGCATACGAGGCACAAAATGATAAGCCAGAGTGGTTCCCCTGTTTGGTTGAATTGGTTGGCATGAAGCGTCTGCCTTTTTAA
- the LOC119391539 gene encoding uncharacterized protein LOC119391539, with the protein MKELLRAKEVNVKDSRCIVIDPGNQALLLKLHWMLHTVPDEDIREALAPYGRVTDVAREKWRVLGLQDKGSSTRLVTLVPRKGLGADDVPHLLRIAGEEALVVIPGRAPLCLRCRNTGHIRRDCRVPRCTRCRRHGHEESQCVRTYANVAVPTAADENAELLMDEVEAEEASAGSVKEAKASATESAKPQGQTAGAARGPGGPSRHVNKDSTIDAQKKDTATKTAPDISESAGSEPMDITKAGGSIGKRTREESTNDGTKTDAMNSEEPPQKAAGMRRFSIRPSPNIPPDKRTAETTPK; encoded by the coding sequence ATGAAAGAATTGTTACGGGCGAAAGAAGTGAATGTGAAGGACAGCCGGTGCATCGTCATTGACCCCGGCAATCAAGCACTGCTCCTGAAGCTACATTGGATGCTGCATACCGTGCCGGATGAAGACATTCGTGAAGCCCTGGCACCCTACGGCCGAGTCACCGACGTGGCGAGGGAAAAGTGGCGTGTGCTCGGCCTTCAGGATAAAGGCTCTTCGACTCGACTGGTCACCCTGGTGCCGCGGAAGGGCCTGGGGGCGGATGACGTACCCCATCTGCTACGCATAGCAGGTGAGGAAGCCCTAGTAGTTATTCCTGGAAGAGCACCACTCTGCCTTCGGTGCCGCAACACAGGACACATCCGGCGCGACTGCCGCGTCCCGCGCTGCACACGTTGTCGCCGTCACGGCCATGAAGAGTCGCAGTGCGTGAGGACGTACGCAAACGTGGCAGTGCCAACGGCCGCAGACGAAAACGCTGAACTCCTTATGGATGAAGTGGAAGCTGAGGAAGCCTCAGCCGGAAGCGTCAAGGAGGCGAAAGCCTCTGCGACGGAATCGGCGAAACCGCAGGGACAAACGGCCGGAGCAGCGCGTGGGCCAGGAGGACCTTCAAGGCATGTGAACAAGGACTCGACCATCGACGCCCAAAAAAAGGACACAGCGACGAAGACAGCGCCGGATATCTCGGAATCTGCTGGCAGCGAACCTATGGACATAACCAAGGCTGGAGGCTCGATAGGGAAGAGGACGCGAGAGGAGTCAACGAACGACGGCACGAAGACCGACGCAATGAACAGCGAGGAACCACCGCAAAAGGCGGCGGGAATGCGTCGGTTCTCAATACGGCCCTCGCCGAATATCCCGCCGGACAAGAGAACGGCGGAAACGACACCTAAGTAG